The following are encoded together in the Acidovorax sp. KKS102 genome:
- a CDS encoding DUF1800 domain-containing protein: MIPDTSPPLHRRTLLLGMAGMAAFAAFGAAPSAQAAPPASPNAVSTGGWASADEPTQAHLLDRVTWGCTGQGVQALGGLGISAYLTSQLRPGGNAPLPREAQAQIDAMAISRTPIEALAADMEARHRAAKALPTEDERKAALKTWQQDMRALQQQAAARFVLRALYSPTQLREKMTWFWMNHFNVFAGKGNLRALVGNYEEHAIRPHALGRFRDLLGATVRHPAMLRYLDNAQNAAGRINENYARELMELHTLGVDGGYSQQDVQELARVLTGVGVSQRPPGDEPPRMKPALRRHYVRDGLFEFNPQRHDWEPKTLLGQPLRAEGLAEVDEALDRLARAPATARFITRKIALFLVGDNPPPTLLQTLARSFERTDGDIAAVLETLFHTPEFRASLGQRFRDPVHYALAGLRLAHGDAVLPNTDPALAWLQRLAEPLYGRVTPDGYPLDSASWSGSGQMSTRFEMARALGAGALAAPPASDDAAPRAAPRMPPALAQTAYVRAMEPNWSPATRNALAQATSPREWNLLFLASPEFMHG; this comes from the coding sequence ATGATTCCCGACACCTCCCCGCCCCTCCACCGCCGCACCCTACTTCTGGGCATGGCGGGCATGGCGGCTTTCGCAGCTTTTGGCGCCGCACCGTCGGCCCAGGCTGCGCCCCCTGCATCGCCCAACGCCGTCAGCACTGGCGGCTGGGCGTCCGCCGACGAACCCACGCAGGCCCACCTGCTCGACCGCGTGACCTGGGGTTGCACCGGCCAGGGCGTGCAAGCACTGGGTGGCTTGGGCATCAGCGCCTACCTGACAAGCCAGCTGCGCCCCGGTGGCAACGCACCGTTGCCACGCGAGGCCCAGGCGCAGATCGACGCCATGGCCATATCGCGCACCCCCATCGAGGCGCTGGCAGCCGACATGGAAGCCCGCCACCGCGCCGCCAAGGCCCTGCCTACTGAAGACGAGCGCAAGGCCGCGCTCAAGACCTGGCAGCAAGACATGCGCGCCCTGCAACAACAGGCCGCCGCCCGGTTTGTGCTGCGCGCGCTGTATTCGCCCACCCAGCTGCGCGAGAAGATGACCTGGTTCTGGATGAACCACTTCAACGTGTTTGCCGGCAAGGGCAACCTGCGCGCCCTGGTGGGTAACTACGAGGAACACGCGATACGACCCCATGCACTGGGCCGCTTTCGCGACCTGCTGGGCGCCACCGTGCGCCACCCGGCCATGCTGCGCTACCTGGACAACGCACAAAACGCCGCAGGCCGCATCAACGAAAACTACGCGCGCGAGCTGATGGAGCTGCACACGCTGGGCGTGGACGGCGGCTATAGCCAGCAGGACGTGCAAGAGCTGGCCCGCGTGCTGACCGGCGTGGGCGTGTCGCAGCGGCCGCCAGGTGACGAGCCACCGCGCATGAAGCCCGCGCTGCGACGCCACTACGTGCGCGACGGACTGTTCGAGTTCAACCCCCAGCGGCACGACTGGGAGCCCAAGACGCTGCTCGGCCAGCCGCTGCGCGCCGAGGGCCTGGCCGAGGTGGACGAGGCGCTGGACCGCTTGGCCCGCGCGCCAGCCACCGCACGCTTCATAACGCGCAAGATCGCGCTTTTTCTGGTGGGCGACAACCCGCCGCCCACGCTGCTGCAGACCCTGGCCCGCAGCTTTGAGCGCACCGACGGCGACATTGCTGCGGTGCTGGAGACGCTGTTCCACACCCCAGAGTTCCGCGCATCCCTGGGCCAGCGGTTTCGGGACCCAGTGCACTATGCGCTGGCGGGCCTGCGCCTGGCGCACGGCGACGCTGTGCTGCCCAACACCGACCCTGCACTGGCGTGGCTGCAACGGTTGGCCGAGCCCCTGTATGGCCGCGTCACGCCCGACGGCTACCCGCTGGACTCCGCGTCGTGGTCGGGCTCGGGGCAGATGAGCACGCGCTTTGAAATGGCCCGGGCCCTGGGTGCAGGCGCTCTGGCAGCCCCGCCAGCAAGCGATGACGCAGCGCCCCGCGCCGCGCCGCGCATGCCGCCCGCCCTGGCGCAGACAGCCTACGTGCGCGCCATGGAGCCCAACTGGTCCCCGGCCACACGCAACGCACTGGCGCAGGCCACCTCGCCGCGCGAATGGAACCTGCTATTCCTCGCATCCCCCGAGTTCATGCACGGATGA